atatatataaattgctaCAATATGTTTATCATAATATAGATGAAACATTacactgatatttacattttgcagttcACAGACATTACATTATAAATGGCATGCATAGAAatacatcaataataataaaataagttacaAAATAGTTGactgcataaaaacattttttaaatgtactgatatcataaaatattaattagttTTCATTTGCacatatttatactatttaaagcTCAGAAATTTGAAGCAGTTATGTTAACTGATATATCTGAGTTCAGTTGACTCATTCTTTTAAGTCTAATAAGTTCAACAAAGGaaaacttaaatatttgagtTATCTCAACAAGTTCAATCCAAATAAGTTAACTTGACTCAAAAGGTTAAGTTGAGATAACTAATTGGCGcgatcattttttacagtgtagagtaTGGTCAGAAAAATTGTATGATTGACACCTTGACTACTTTTACTTGCATCCTTCATCTCTTTATGCTTTACTATAGGGCTTTCTGGCCATCATCTTTGCTGTAGTTTGAAATATTGAGCAGTTGCGGTAAATTCCCTCCTATTTTGAGTATGTTGTGCTGTCCTTAGCCATTCATGATCTATGCCATTTCTTATTTTACTGGACACCAGTTGTCAAAGAAGGTTGCTTGGCTTTCTTCAGACATGGCAGAGATGTCAACAGCTAACACACGAGCAGTGTACCTCAAATTTAAAAATGCCAACAGCACTCGTCGTTAAGTGCCTTTGAAAACACGTTTTCACCATCCGCCCTCAAACCAACTTTCAGGGTACGCAGAGATTTCCTGGTTGTGAAGATGCCCAGATGCATCACCCCCATGATAGTCCAGTCTCTTGCTATCTAATGGGTTCACATCAGCATCCCACCACAACTTCAAAACACTGAAAAATCAAGGCCTGAGATTGCATTATCTTTCAATTGCATCTGCTTACATAAGCAATTGCTCGTTTTCTTTCCTGTGGAGATGCGTAACTAACATAAAACAGTGTAAATGTGGGAACCCAGAAAATTCTGGGGGAaacgttgtctcataaataacagaATATTCTGTTATTAAATGTACTATGTTTTAAAAAAGAATGAAATATTAGATGAAATTAGTGCAGAATCAACtctgtgtttaaaataaacaCCCACAGAGCTTTTAGTGTCATTGTACCAACTATTTCAGGGTTAGGCGCCTGTCCTTTCTGATGTCCAGGTTGATTCCACTTCTCAAGCCTTGTGGATAATGGCATGCTCCCTTTCTACGGAAAGGTCACTTATAGAGTGCCACCTCTTGACGGCTCAGGAGTTCCTCCCTGTCTCTCTGGGTTAAGGGCCTGTCCTCCTCTATATCCACTATTAGAAAGATGGTCAAGTCTAGCTCCATGGCAATACCGTCAGTCGATTAGCAAATTGCAAACTGCCTATGCTGATTGAGTGCAGCATTGCTCCCCTCACAGTGAGGGTTGACCCTAGTATTTCCCATCATGTGACAAACATCTGGAACCCTGTCGAGTGTGACCTCTCTGTCACACCTTTTTCAAATCCATGTTATGGTAAGTGTGCACACTAGTctctgggcactttctaaaatccgcAAGGGTGATAAGTGCATAGCAAGTGTTTGTGcacttttctaaaatcctgtatggtataaGTTATGTGCTAGACGTTGTTTTCGTTTTTGAGTTGATTTATAACCCCCGGTCTCCTTGGCCCAACTACACTTaggtatcatcacagatactttTTGACCATCTGCTACCTAGGATAGGGATAACGTTGTTCCCCATAGCGCCCCCTAGAGGATGATCGTTCTCTATCTCAGGGAATGTCTCAGGTtgcgtatgtaaccctggttccctgagggaacgagacgctgcgtcgaacgctatggggaacgccattggcgaagcacgctctgaacgtagtctgcaaCCAATCAGATGCAGACGCAGACGTtcacactgcgggcagccagccccctcgagggctgactgtgcatgctctgCTCTCAAGCAGACCACaaacagactgtgtgtatccccactaacaatgaagcgttggcagggaggaacacaccgtctgtAAGGTCCCACTCTACAAATACCTGAAAACACTGAAGACGATTTAAAGGCTATAGAGAGAGGCTCTATAGCCAAAGCAAAAAGGAGAGGTGAGAGTGGACACTCTTGACGGGTGCCACGAGAAAGCGAGAAATAAGGGTACTTTTCAGAGTTTTTCACGCAAGCTGAGTGAGTGGAATATAGTTAACGAATCTATGAGATGAATTTAGATCCGAATCCAGATTTTTGTAAAACCATGAATAAGTAATCCCACTCCACCCGGTCAAAGGCCTTCTCTGCATCGAGAGAGATAACCATTTCTGGTCTTGAAGACCGGGATGGAGTAAAGATTACATTCAAAAGTCTACGTATATTGGACAATAACTGACGGCCCAGTATAAAGCCATCTTATTTACCGCAGCTTAAACCTGCAGAAATGCACATTAGTCCATTATTGCCAAAGTCAGTTAGGAAAGTTCTTCTGGGAAAACGAATCCACTGCCTCAGAAGAATCAAAGATCCGTTCTGCGCTCTTATAGCTCACTCGGAGGTGAGCCGGGTACAGCATTCCAAATCGTACTCCTTGCTTGTAAAGTAGCCTCTTGATCTTGTTAAACGCTGCTCGTGTCCTCGCCAACTCTATGCTGAAGTCCTTGAACATCTTGATCTTGTGGCCTTTGTAGGAAATGTCCTTTTGGGATTTAGACTATCTCATGACAGTTTCCTTAATGATGTATCGGTGAAATCTGATTATTAACGGCCGTGGTGGTTCGTCTGCGCAAGGTTTAGGCCGGAGACTGTGGTGGACACGATCCAGCTCGGATGGTTCTGCTAGGCAATCGCCAAGAAACTCAAAAAGCAGGTTAGACACATACTCCCTTGCGTTCTTTCCTTCAATGTCCTCCGGTAAACCTACAAGTCGTACATTTTGGCACTTCGAGCGAGATATCAAATCTTCTATATTAGCTTTAAGAGCCGGTGTTTTCCTTTTCGGTGTTTATCAGTTTTGACTGAGCTTTTACATCATGCTCAAGTTATTCGGTCACTGTGTTCTGAAAGGCCCGCTTACGTCTCGTTGATCGTCGCTGCCTGTGCTGTTAAGGTCACACTGAATGATTCGACTGAAGACCGAATTGGTTCCAGAGAAGTGTTTAAAAGTGCAACGAATTCCCCAGTCATCTCTTTTCTGAATCTTTCAAGCTCCTTAACTAGGGATTCGATTGTAAGCTGCGAAGATGTGGATTCGTTATCCGCCATTTTGCTGCTTTCTTGACAGGCCCGATCATGATGAGCTTTTTGTTTACCGCCTGTCCTCGTTAGACGTGCTCATTTTGAATGAAAATTCCGACGGCGTagactttcaaaaataaaaataaggtgcAACAAGTTTGATGTGCTGATCAAATAAGGTGTATTCTTAAGATATTACATGAAatatgttttcttttaaaggaagtttaattttagtattttttatattatgtttctagatgtgtaattataatattactaatgttttttttacataaacatttaaaattgagtgatttacattttttaaataagatttttgagAGATTTGATTTGAGATGACAGTTTTCCACCATTTCTCATCCTCTGACAGTCTGTTTTGGTGTTTTCCATTTGAAAGGTCAAGTGTAACAGCCAacttttatgattggctaacataattgcccccttaataaaacctcagaaggaattattgtgtgatgaatatttcatctgatggttgagtggggagtttgtcccctttcttttttcctagtctctctctaaatttgttgaattttatccCCTAGGAGACATAAAAATTGTATATAATAATTGAGATGAGTCTGTATAGATTTTctagatttaattaattgtataacagccaacttaatctctgtagggtaccggccaaccaggatcaggtttggacaccctggtataggatctagcatacatgcattacatatctacatgttttgatattaattgctttgtgccattaaactggggttaacttttatctctttgtttttccaccttagatctaacagcgctgaaagagcagagagaagtactgaatgaaactgaagagaaagatcagtttgagaatcttcataattttgtatctggagaaaaatctttttgttctttagagtctgaaaagacttctaaacaaaaaagtgctcaaaagacaggaactatgagtattttcacttgctgtcagtgtggaaagagtttcaaacaacaagcacaccttaaaagtcacatgagaattcacactggagagaagccttactcatgcaaacagtgtggaaagagtttcaatgataaaggaaaccttaacagacacatgagatttcacacttgagagaagccttacacatgccaacagtgtgaaaagagtttcactcaaaaaagataccttaacattcacatgagagttcacactggagagaagccttactcatgcaaccagtgtggaaacagtttcagtcaaaaaggaagccttcacaggcacatgaaaattcacaataaagagaagcctaacagatccccttaacatggacagagtttcaaacaaaatgtctataacggacagttccggtccttgattttgattggccacaatcaaagctgttgtaaattactctacaaacatacaCCTCTTTGTTTCTCTGCAACCACATTGTTGAAACCACGGTtccatttgaggtcaaaagtttacatcccctttcagaatctgcaaaatgttcccttgtcaaaacaatcctaaaggattcAAACAAGAATCCTATACTGGtcctgaaactaataaaaactaaactaaattttatagaaaatttgaaaactatactaaAGTAAAACGAGTTTAAAAAAGCTAAACTACATTAACCTTGgcttcaacactagtctgttttttttctccGGTCTCGACTTGGTATCGTTCTTGGTCTctacttggtcttggtcttgacatggtctgtcttggtcttggtgttggtcttgtcttggtctctATACCTTCTGGGCTTGACTACAAGTCtatcttgcagagacaattcaaattgtgctctggccagacctctggatttccagggtagctaATTCCATATTAATGCTACAAATTAAATGCCCgatgtcataataacaaatggccaGATTAAAAGCAGGATCTTCTCAGCTGCGCTTAAAGACAGTGTTAGTATGTGACCtaaacttctgtcaaatgtcaaaacatttctacactcgtgagacattattaataaatattctgtatatttatttctgtgatgagttcagctttaagaataaaaaccaacctgtttgttcctcagtttcttcatgtttgactctgaatgtttcttcaatcttcatgacctcactctcctctttaataaacaccatctgtgtttgttcctcagtatcttcatgtttcaatgtttcttcagtcttcatgtcttcactctcctctttaataaaagcCATCTTTAGAATAGTGTATCttgtggatctctgttgattctccagtttttctgtgtgtttgaaaactttgtcctgtttaagatgagaataattaatagaaagaaaaatcaatgcaaactaaatctctgggtgcgtctcaatcagctcctagttcagtattCAGTGCACTAATAAGACAAAGTTAATATACAATTTATAAAATACACAAATTACCCAGAAGGTTTATATTTAGGCAggcaattttttatttaaatttcgtATTGAAATATTTGTTCATATCTaatattacactttcatgaaatcattctcggttgtgattcactcgtttgtgtttgttgttgtcgtctgtagtccgcgtgccgctgaatcgaatcactgaatcatttcacaaatgatttgattcaaatgattcggattctcagtttctatCATCACTTCAACTTACATCAACATCaacacacgattgattcatgatatagagacagaaatgagacgcacattctGTTTCTAAAGGATAGCGTCTTCAGTAACACTAAAGCATCAACGTTTTATTTAATAAGGATGGTTTactttacatagcttgtaaaaacgctttattgatgcaacaatatacattggtttaaaaactttaaaaccacaaacctttcttcaggtgactcacaacagatgaggagcgcggcgaagctttatgacgtcacaccaccagagcaaaataaaagtccgatTGGTGcgctgctctctagaatcacaaatacatcaaagaaatgttgtatatagaataaaatttcgtactcatatgATGGTGCTtgtctaaagttattaacatcgtGAATCTAggaatattttctatatttttttatgtatatttaaaaaaaactaccgCTTTCTGTTTTTATACCTTACCATTAAACTCACattaaactagttaatgctgctgtgtaactgttacaaagagggTTTGCTGGCAAATTTGATTTATaactcttttgactattgtaatcagtgtcttgatatattgtttgtgtatttattcctCTTGAAAAATCATTGAAACGCTGTCAGGGAtcttatttttcttttgctattgggGTAAACGAGGACACGACAATATATTTGTCacagtttctatttaccactacagaagtttacaaaacGCTGACTACGCTGAAAAGGATCTATACACAGTCAAAGCCACATAATAAAAAGGTTCATGTCAATCTTTGCATGAATTTTGTCACTTACTTGCAGAGTTAAGAATTTGAGAtgtcttaaataatttttatttgccAGGATACTCCTCAATTTCTTCCTCATACTATAAACgttaactacactgtaaaaaatgaatcATGAGGCTtgtaattttcattaaaaaatttgatgtaatcattaaaaataatgtgcatattttgttaaaaaaatcagttttctgtatttcttttaaaatattgAGAACATTTCACTAATAAAATTAAGAGATAAATTTCACATCTATTTTTAAGCAAACTTGGGTAATTTTTTCAGGCTAAATTTGAGGAACATTTAGGCAAAAATATTGAGGAACAAaggcttcatttttttttttttaagaaaattggACCAATAATCCAATCCAATTTTGATTGAGTCACCTTCATTTGAAAGACATTCACACCAGTACAGGAACttgttcgtgtttacatcagctgcggatctgtgtgtgtttggaccctctgttcAACACACGTGAATGGCGCTGCTTTAGCACGGCTACCGGAACAGTTCGTggaccctttagttaaagctgtgtttaaaTTAGCCGACCTACAGCTtgctgtagcatcccaaaagcggctgtccatattacatgggtaaagttaggcgaatcccccacctgcCAACGAATTTAATTTCTGTAGGCgagataccgcgttgtgacattgCATGCGGAAAACAAGCGCTGTTGTCCAAACGAGTCGTTtcgctgtagttcttgaaaaggtatttttttaaattaaatatctccgtttggagtggactttgagatgtgtaacattgtagatgtttttatgcccaaacatacccaccacacactggctaaagttcaaaaagtgaaaaagcataatagcaccccttttaataaagatattacacacacacacacacactaaagatatatttcttatttaggaattcattttttacatttggtACTTAATTTATATTTAACACTTCCATGAAAACATTACTAAACACTACTGgcactttttagtagtgatgggaaaatgaagcttttccaAGCACCGAAGggtttcccctcaactgtatctaaaatggttcattactcgaagcttttcaacacgttgtacactaatgacatcttgtggtcaaaggtggaaaacgtttcttttgcatcccagatgtccaagcgatttttggacaatttcataaaataaataaatttgtgctaagaaaaccataagaaatattttacttacacaaggtataaatgaattaatctgtaaataaactaaaaagaaaaaaagtacaagcatgattcGCGTATGCATAGATGATCAAGTAAAGTAAGAAGTTAAGTAAGTTAAGTTGATTAATGTTATTATTCAAAGCTTCTGTGTTGAACGTCACAtcactattttttagtacattgtagcttgaccattcaaaccttgtttctgttttttttttttttttttttggcattgtcatgtgatgcaattttatttattgcttttattaaattttttcaatttatgtatgtgtacttctaacatgtttggtaggtaaaataaatgttgtaatttaTTAGAGCATCTTCTGCAATGGATGCATTTTTCAgcctataaggtaacaataatataataagataaccttgtttgaaatgggtttggctaaaagaaaactttggtttttGTCTATACTCctaggtacttatactatattgactgggttaaataaaattgcattactgaaaatagactaaatgtaatcagttttcgtcaactaaaactagactaaaatagtcTAGGGTAAATCTGActtaaataagactaaaatgctcagacttttagtcaactaaaacttgACTACACTAAAAGGAGTATgaacttgactaaaactaattaaaactaaaatgtcaggttcacacaaagactagactaaaactaaaattaaaatcggtCGCCGAAAACAACACTACGGTTCACTGACGACTTGTCACCAGACTTTTCCATACAATTTATTGTTCGGTCTCGAAATTCAAATGGTGAAGACATTTCTCTGAAACACAATGTTACAAGAAAGACTGTCCGGTTTAGCTCTTTAGCGCTCACAATATCGACATAAAATCTGTAGTCAAAGTCTTCGCACACCAAAACACTCGCAATGTAAATAAAGACTAAATATTTATTCCTGCATGGATTTCAGTTTGATTGAAAAGCTATTAAAAACGCACATTAtatgaaatataatattaaaaataacattaaatacatCAATGCAGCAATAATTCACCACATTCATTACTGATAAATCAGTCATGTAAATGGGAGAGCCAGACTCACGTGCACAATAAATTTCCATACATAACATCACTGCTGGTGGgggtggtggggggggggggctctAAGATGTGCGGTACGCCTCTGGTCCTTGTGCTCACTCCCAGGCTATCAGTTCCTCGAAATATACCTCTGATATAACAATTCTGGGCCGCCCAAAGTTGCCAGATTCAAAGTCCAGACTGTTGTGTGAACACAGCTCTCACCAATCATATACAACCTCTTAGAgtccatccctgctgaaaaaaacagcatatgctggttaggtatgttttggtgctgggattctagttttagctggtatatgctggttttagctggttaatgctggtcctttgctggtttatgctggtcatgttgctggtcaaggaccagcataaaccagcaaaggaccagcattaaccagcaacatgaccagcactaaccagcaaaaaccagcaagggaccagcataaaccagcaaagaaccagcatataccagctaaaactagaatcccagcaccaaaacatacctaaccagcatatgctggttttttcagcagggatccaAAGCAgcatgtggggaaaaaaaagtccCCCTGGCTTGAGAGTGCACTTAAAAAAATCTCCTGGGAACAGGCACACTCCAAAAAAAACTATATCAACTGGTGGTCGATTGAGCAAATGGGACAGCCGTGCATAAGCCTACCCGATATAACACAACACAAGATGATGAAAAAGAACTTTGAGGTATGAAATTAgtcaaataaatcaataaattaaatattgcatTCAAAAACAAGTGCCATGTGAGGACAAAAAGGACATCTTTGAAAAGAGGTTTCCTACCCTCTTGAGTTCCTCCAATATAACCATGTTTGAGGACTTAGAGAGGGGGTCGATCTGGAAGTAGTAAACAATCTATGCTAAAACAGAGTAATTATTCTCAACTCAAACTTAAAATCATTACATAATCGTTCATATGTATATTTGTATCAGTAATGCATAAAAGTATAGAAGGTCAAATAAGATGAAGTTTTGCATGAAAGTTTGTGAGAGACAGAAAAGCTGCAACTACAGAGCGACCATTTTGGTGATTTTGATACAAAAAAGCAATTGTTTTTTGGTTGGTGACACCACAAGGTGCTACTGTAGCCCTTGCTAACAAAGAAAGgtctaataaataaatgtcaacataatgcataaacaaatacaaagttgtaaatgttaaataaacttGTGGAAATAGATGTTGtcataaatacatgaatgaataaatgaaagaactcattaatacatttggaaaaaataaaagtaatcatacataaataagtaaataaaactataaatattacaatttgtaaatatttgtagatttatttatatacatttcaatgtgtatttcaccaaaaataaaacTCTGAATACTGTCATGATTTATTATTCGAATATGTTTCCTTTTTGTAAATATCTATGCACTATTCGGAttgtagacacagaagcgcgtgaacaggacttttattttgatctggtgtGTGACATCATAAAGCTGCATCCCGCTCCTGCATCtttgtttcagctgaagaaaggtttgtagtctttactgtttaaacttttaaatgtttaaattcatACCATACGTTCAGTCTGTTTTATATGGCTTACAAGTGATGTAAACGTAATTATTGAATGCAACATGGTAATATTTTATCTAATGATGAACGTTATTAAACCGCATCCACACAGCGTCTGATGTCGCTCCATgtgtagtgattcagatcagaaacacgaattacaaactccgagtcaattgaatcggttgattcacaaaatgattcactgtttcgaatcgccgctcgctgagagacctgctgctcaaaacagtggaaatacaacgagaacaaactcaaacatgagaAATGACAACTTTGACAAACAATTGCAGACGTTTTGTTGTTGTAATGACAATCTTAAAATACAACAGCTTTTGAAtgtaatatactataataatttatGTACTATACAAATCATTAAAAACCTGAATATAAGCTAACGATCATTTAAGTCATTTAACTATCACTCTGACTCCCTCACTAGTgaactgactactgaactagattgagattttttttgtcatcttaaacaggaaaaaGTTTCCAAACACCTAAAAAAAACTCCTGCtgaagcaactgagatccacgtgacacattattataaagatggagtttattaaagaggagagtgaagacatgaagattgaagaaacattgagagtcaaacatgaagatactgaagaacaaacaggttggttttcattctcaaagctgaaatgtCCTATTCTCAATTAATTTGTCTTTGGCTGGTGTTTTTCTACACTGTCTGCCTTCCTGCAGATTTTAGCTTCATATTTTCTTAAAGTTCTCTTAAAGaccattttttacttttatttaaaacagcatttaatgaattttgtcatttaatatttaaatgttaatgttcacTGCTAGAATTGAGTAATATTTTTCATGTGAAATAGGTAAATAATAGTTCATGCATGTGGTCTTGCTCTGATGTAATGATGATCACTGGCTTATAGCATATAGGATGTAGTTATATGTTAGTTTTGacactttacatgtttgaatgttttgaaatcTGTTGCTtcgtgccattaaactggggttaacttgtacttgtcttttttcaccttagatctgatggcactgaaagaggagagtgaagtactgaatgaaatggaagagaaagatcatgatttcacaaaaggagaaaaatcttttagttgttcacaggCTGAAACGACTTCCTTAAAAGAAATATATCGAAAGACGGGAAGAAGTTATTTCAcctgccatcagtgtggaaagtgtttcaatcGAATAGAAAGCATTacaagacacatgagagttcacactggagagaagccttttacatgcaaacaatgtggaagaagtttcaaccaaaaagtaAACCTTGAAAaacatatgagaattcacactggagagaagcctttcacctgtcctcagtgtggaaagaggttTAACTATAAACAATCCCTTGAAGACCACTtacgaattcacactggagaaaagccttacacctgcaaacaatgtggaagaagtttcaaccaaaaggGAAACCTTGACAGACACattagtgttcacactggagagaagccctacacctgccatcagtgtggaagaagttttaacCGGAAAGGAAACCTTGATTGCCACATGacagtccacactggagagagccttttcacctgccaacagtgtggagtaagtttcactcaaaaagaaagctttaccagacacatgagaattcacaatggagatcagccttatatgtgtgatcagtgtggaatgagttttgatcaacatgaaaactttgaagtccacatgagaactcacatagagaaaccctacacatgctctgagtgtggaaagagttttggtcaaaaacataactttaaagtccacatgagaattcactctggagagcaaccctacaaatgccctcagtgcggaaagaggtttaatcaGAAACAACAGTTAGAAGACCACttcagagttcacactggagagaagcctttcacctgccagcaatgtggaagaagtttcaaccaaaaaggaaaccttaacagacacatgagagttcactctggagatcagtcttacacgtgtgatcagtgtggaaagactttTAAACAAGAAAACCTTAAAGTTCATATTAGAATTCAtagagagaaaccctacacatgctctgaTTGTGGAAAAAGTTTTcgtcaaaaacaacactttgaagaccacatgagaattcactctggagagaagcctttcacctgccagcaatgtggaagaagtttcaaccaaaaaggaaaccttaacagacacatgaaccTTCACACTGAAGAGAAGTAATTTGTATAtgatcactgtggaaagagtttcagatatAAAGCAGCATTTCAATACCACATGAGGTTCCACACATGAGAGAACTGTATGTTTATGTTATCAGTGTGATGTGTGTCATgtaataacaccagagagaagTCTTTGCTGCAAGTGTGCAAAAGTACTTGAAGATGGAGGATTGATGGTATTATGTAATAGTAAATAGCAGAGGAATAAAGTGATAAATTGAAAATGGTATGTGAGCAATGATTCTAAGTTTCAGTCAAATAGGTAATAAAATATTGGTgtgtggagtaataactggggtccCATTAAGTGTAAATATGGGAATATAGGAGGAAATGTAAAACGCTGAATACTAACAGATGACTAGAGAGTATTGTGTTCTCACCTGAGCTCTTTCTCATTTGATTTCATAATGGAGTCTTCAATGGTAAGCAACATGGGTAAATGTTCATCAGTAATGTCCTGTAAAATATCACCACACCAGAGCAACTCATTCTCAGTGTCAGGAGCATTGTGATGCTGCACCAGAGCTACATGACTGAGGGACTGAATAATATCTGCTCCTGCAGTTTATATCAGGACTGTCGTGGTGTATTCATATTTCAAAAACCTTTGTAGCCATATGAAGAGAATAAATAGTCTCTGAAGCTGAATATAGAAGCTGGCAATGCTGTTTTT
Above is a genomic segment from Garra rufa chromosome 2, GarRuf1.0, whole genome shotgun sequence containing:
- the LOC141325634 gene encoding uncharacterized protein; protein product: MEFIKEESEDMKIEETLRVKHEDTEEQTDLMALKEESEVLNEMEEKDHDFTKGEKSFSCSQAETTSLKEIYRKTGRKKPFTCKQCGRSFNQKVNLEKHMRIHTGEKPFTCPQCGKRFNYKQSLEDHLRIHTGEKPYTCKQCGRSFNQKGNLDRHISVHTGEKPYTCHQCGRSFNRKGNLDCHMTVHTGESLFTCQQCGCGKSFGQKHNFKVHMRIHSGEQPYKCPQCGKRFNQKQQLEDHFRVHTGEKPFTCQQCGRSFNQKGNLNRHMRVHSGDQSYTCDQCGKTFKQENLKVHIRIHREKPYTCSDCGKSFRQKQHFEDHMRIHSGEKPFTCQQCGRSFNQKGNLNRHMNLHTEEK